Genomic window (Bacillota bacterium):
CCCGAATACATCAAGACTATCAACAGGATTTGCCTTTCCATACAAAAGCAAGTTTGCAGGGTCTAGATTAATACCGACATTATCCATACCGATATCCTGTATAGCACGTTTAAGCGTTATTGGAGTTTCTTGGCCGGTCTCAAATAAAAAATTCTGACCGTTATCTTTACAGTGCTTAACTATTAGCTTAAGAGCGACAATTGTACCCGAATATTCTTCTGATAATGGGTTTTCAGGCATAAATCCAACATGTGTTACAAGATTGTTTACGCCTATTAATTTTGCAAAATCGGAACCTTTTAAGAGCATTTGCGTGCGTGCATGACGATAAGCTGTTGGAATCAGCCCAAGGGTAGCCTGACCTTCATAGAAATTCCATGTTACAGGCTTCTGCCACCCACACCAGAATGCTGTGATATCTATTCCGGTTTCATTTTTTGCGCTAATAACCTTCTGAGCAAATTCTTCGGTTAGAAGCTGTTCTTCCCATATTACTAACTGACATGTTTCAAAACCCATGTCTATCGCTTTTTTAAATTCAGACGCAAGTTCAACAGTAGACCTTGCTCTAACTATTACGCCTAGTTTCATATTAAATACCCCATAATTATATTTTATAACAAAAGCCATATGAACAAACCTTTTCAGGTCGACATATGGCTTTTTCGAAGATAATATTTAACCTTTTATTGCGCCAACCATAACGCCTTTGACAAAGTATCTCTGAAGAAGAGGATACAGCATAAGAACAGGAATAGATGACACGATAATCACTGCATATTTTATTGATTCTGCTAAAAGTTGCTGATCGACCATTGACGATTCGTTTGTCATATTTGACATATCGTTTTGAATAAGTATTCCTCTTAAAACAAGCTGTAACGGATAAAGCTTTTCATTATTTAGGTAAATCATTGCGTTAAAATATTCATTCCAATGTCCGACACCGTAGTACATCACCATTACGGCGACTATTGGAACTGAAAGCGGCATTACAAGTTTTATAAGAATACCTATATTAGAACAGCCGTCAATTTTAGCTGCCTCCTGCAGTTCATAAGGTATAGAGCTCTGAAAGTAGTTTTTCATGATCAACATGTTCCAAACACTG
Coding sequences:
- a CDS encoding sugar phosphate isomerase/epimerase, with translation MKLGVIVRARSTVELASEFKKAIDMGFETCQLVIWEEQLLTEEFAQKVISAKNETGIDITAFWCGWQKPVTWNFYEGQATLGLIPTAYRHARTQMLLKGSDFAKLIGVNNLVTHVGFMPENPLSEEYSGTIVALKLIVKHCKDNGQNFLFETGQETPITLKRAIQDIGMDNVGINLDPANLLLYGKANPVDSLDVFGEYVMGVHAKDGEYPTDGRSLGQEKPLGEGRVNFPALISKLKQIGYDGPLTIEREISGDKQIEDIIKAKKLLEALI